In the Eptesicus fuscus isolate TK198812 chromosome 22, DD_ASM_mEF_20220401, whole genome shotgun sequence genome, AGGCAGCTTAGTTGAGGAGGAGAGAACAAGGCTGAGAGTGAGGAAAGATGTCCATTTGATGCTGGTCCTTGTCTGTGGATCTTTGGCTCCTCAAAAGTAACAGATCAGCTGCAGCCCCCATGGCCATGGCAACAACTGGAACAACAGTGTGAAGGTTCCCTCACACAGCAGGCGGACGGCTGGCCTAGGCAGACTTCTGGAAACCGGTGAGACACCAGAGAGCAGCAGTCTCCAAAGCCAGAAATACAGCAACTGGGGATAcagcaggagggagcaggaggagggcagggcgctgggcagggaggaggggcccgaGGGACCTGAGGGGCCTGAGGGGCCTGAGGAGGGCACTTGGGTGGGCATTTGGGGAGGCACTTGGCAGGACGCTGGCACTTCTGCTGGGTCTGTTGGCAGGACATCTTGGAGAAAGTTCAGTTACT is a window encoding:
- the LOC129148016 gene encoding late cornified envelope protein 7A-like, with the protein product MSCQQTQQKCQRPAKCLPKCPPKCPPQAPQAPQVPRAPPPCPAPCPPPAPSCCIPSCCISGFGDCCSLVSHRFPEVCLGQPSACCIKET